From a single Actinomycetota bacterium genomic region:
- a CDS encoding GNAT family N-acetyltransferase, with protein MALRDWARLFVRVVVRRCWERGARHHERVQLRTRRLTLRPFRSDDVAAFEAFALARAYRRFLGDHPYPAEFVTNNVGVDGAWVVELNERVVGSVFLGEQLACLLAPSVHGMGIGAEAVRAVINDGFERRGYEEIVARADPDNIASLRALERLGFRAREDGTYRLERSDWQRNDEPR; from the coding sequence ATGGCGCTGCGGGATTGGGCTCGATTGTTCGTCCGGGTCGTCGTTCGCAGGTGTTGGGAAAGAGGGGCGCGGCATCATGAGCGTGTGCAATTGCGAACCCGCAGGCTGACGCTGCGGCCTTTCCGGTCCGACGATGTCGCCGCGTTCGAGGCCTTCGCTCTGGCTAGGGCATACCGCCGTTTCCTCGGTGATCATCCCTACCCGGCGGAGTTCGTGACGAACAATGTCGGCGTCGATGGCGCCTGGGTGGTCGAGCTCAACGAACGCGTCGTCGGGTCGGTCTTCCTCGGCGAGCAACTTGCCTGTCTCCTCGCCCCCTCGGTCCATGGGATGGGCATCGGGGCGGAGGCCGTACGGGCGGTCATCAACGACGGCTTCGAGAGGCGCGGTTATGAGGAGATCGTTGCACGAGCCGATCCCGACAACATTGCGTCACTGCGTGCGCTGGAGCGGCTCGGGTTCCGTGCCCGCGAAGACGGCACGTACCGCCTTGAACGCTCGGACTGGCAGAGAAATGACGAACCCCGATAG